One window from the genome of Antechinus flavipes isolate AdamAnt ecotype Samford, QLD, Australia chromosome X, AdamAnt_v2, whole genome shotgun sequence encodes:
- the LOC127542558 gene encoding uncharacterized protein LOC127542558 isoform X7: protein MDWKTWETINSTEGAVVFFICTAGGPPPKTAPGHGLPWNTLIVKPRKNSIQQRVQWQPSPAQQGVLLQRLLQDMTRRLENLGNIQENRGCGGGLHLPSRGSSSKDCSRTWSPSDTQIREPGKHSREQRVRWRPSSAQQGVLLQRLLQDMTRRLENLGNIQENRGCGGGLHLPSRGSSSKDCSRTWSPSDTQIREPGKHSREQRVRWRPSSAQQGVLLQKVLQDMVSLRQIHWKTWETINTEGAVAAFTCTAGGPPPQTAPGHGLPQNKWIGKYGIHLIEQRVPWQPSSAQQGFLLHRQLQDMCPEHHSSNVSQHLPKSPS from the exons ATGGATTGGAAAACCTGGGAAACCATCAATAGTACAG AGGGTGCTGTGGTGTTCTtcatctgcacagcagggggtcCTCCTCCAAAGACAGCTCCAGGACATG GTCTCCCTTGGAACACGTTGATTGTAAAACCTAGGAAAAATTCAATACAACAG AGGGTGCAGTGGCAGCCTTCACCTGCACAGCAGGGGGTCCTCCTCCAAAGACTGCTCCAGGACATG ACACGCAGATTAGAGAACCTGGGAAACATTCAAGAGAACAG AGGGTGCGGTGGCGGCCTTCATCTGCCCAGCAGGGGGTCCTCCTCCAAAGACTGCTCCAGGACATG GTCTCCCTCAGACACGCAGATTAGAGAACCTGGGAAACATTCAAGAGAACAG AGGGTGCGGTGGCGGCCTTCATCTGCCCAGCAGGGGGTCCTCCTCCAAAGACTGCTCCAGGACATG ACACGCAGATTAGAGAACCTGGGAAACATTCAAGAGAACAG AGGGTGCGGTGGCGGCCTTCATCTGCCCAGCAGGGGGTCCTCCTCCAAAGACTGCTCCAGGACATG GTCTCCCTCAGACACGCAGATTAGAGAACCTGGGAAACATTCAAGAGAACAG AGGGTGCGGTGGCGGCCTTCATCTGCCCAGCAGGGGGTCCTCCTCCAAAAAGTGCTCCAGGACATG GTCTCCCTCAGACAAATTCATTGGAAAACCTGGGAAACAATCAATACAG AGGGTGCGGTGGCAGCCTTCACCTGCACGGCAGGGGGTCCTCCTCCACAGACAGCTCCAGGACATG GTCTCCCTCAGAACAAATGGATTGGAAAATATGGGATACATTTAATAGAACAG AGGGTGCCATGGCAGCCTTCATCTGCACAGCAGGGGTTCCTTCTCCACAGACAGCTCCAGGACATG TGTCCAGAGCATCACAGCTCAAATGTTTCCCAACATCTTCCCAAGTCTCCCtcctaa
- the LOC127542558 gene encoding uncharacterized protein LOC127542558 isoform X5, producing the protein MDWKTWETINSTEGAVVFFICTAGGPPPKTAPGHGLPWNTLIVKPRKNSIQQRVQWQPSPAQQGVLLQRLLQDMTRRLENLGNIQENRGCGGGLHLPSRGSSSKDCSRTWSPSDTQIREPGKHSREQRVRWRPSSAQQGVLLQRLLQDMTRRLENLGNIQENRGCGGGLHLPSRGSSSKDCSRTWSPSDTQIREPGKHSREQRVRWRPSSAQQGVLLQKVLQDMVSLRQIHWKTWETINTEGAVAAFTCTAGGPPPQTAPGHGLPQNKWIGKYGIHLIEQRVPWQPSSAQQGFLLHRQLQDMCPEHHSSNVSQHLPKSPS; encoded by the exons ATGGATTGGAAAACCTGGGAAACCATCAATAGTACAG AGGGTGCTGTGGTGTTCTtcatctgcacagcagggggtcCTCCTCCAAAGACAGCTCCAGGACATG GTCTCCCTTGGAACACGTTGATTGTAAAACCTAGGAAAAATTCAATACAACAG AGGGTGCAGTGGCAGCCTTCACCTGCACAGCAGGGGGTCCTCCTCCAAAGACTGCTCCAGGACATG ACACGCAGATTAGAGAACCTGGGAAACATTCAAGAGAACAG AGGGTGCGGTGGCGGCCTTCATCTGCCCAGCAGGGGGTCCTCCTCCAAAGACTGCTCCAGGACATG GTCTCCCTCAGACACGCAGATTAGAGAACCTGGGAAACATTCAAGAGAACAG AGGGTGCGGTGGCGGCCTTCATCTGCCCAGCAGGGGGTCCTCCTCCAAAGACTGCTCCAGGACATG ACACGCAGATTAGAGAACCTGGGAAACATTCAAGAGAACAG AGGGTGCGGTGGCGGCCTTCATCTGCCCAGCAGGGGGTCCTCCTCCAAAGACTGCTCCAGGACATG GTCTCCCTCAGACACGCAGATTAGAGAACCTGGGAAACATTCAAGAGAACAG AGGGTGCGGTGGCGGCCTTCATCTGCCCAGCAGGGGGTCCTCCTCCAAAAAGTGCTCCAGGACATG GTCTCCCTCAGACAAATTCATTGGAAAACCTGGGAAACAATCAATACAG AGGGTGCGGTGGCAGCCTTCACCTGCACGGCAGGGGGTCCTCCTCCACAGACAGCTCCAGGACATG GTCTCCCTCAGAACAAATGGATTGGAAAATATGGGATACATTTAATAGAACAG AGGGTGCCATGGCAGCCTTCATCTGCACAGCAGGGGTTCCTTCTCCACAGACAACTCCAGGACATG TGTCCAGAGCATCACAGCTCAAATGTTTCCCAACATCTTCCCAAGTCTCCCtcctaa
- the LOC127542558 gene encoding uncharacterized protein LOC127542558 isoform X1 — protein sequence MDWKTWETINSTEGAVVFFICTAGGPPPKTAPGHGLPWNTLIVKPRKNSIQQRVQWQPSPAQQGVLLQRLLQDMTRRLENLGNIQENRGCGGGLHLPSRGSSSKDCSRTWSPSDTQIREPGKHSREQRVRWRPSSAQQGVLLQRLLQDMTRRLENLGNIQENRGCGGGLHLPSRGSSSKDCSRTWSPSDTQIREPGKHSREQRVRWRPSSAQQGVLLQKVLQDMVSLRQIHWKTWETINTEGAVAAFTCTAGGPPPQTAPGHGLPQNKWIGKYGIHLIEQRVPWQPSSAQQGFLLHRQLQDMCPEHHSSNVSQHLPKSPSEKLFSKKLTLGLRKGGCSGGLHLHSRGSSSKDSSTTWSPSDT from the exons ATGGATTGGAAAACCTGGGAAACCATCAATAGTACAG AGGGTGCTGTGGTGTTCTtcatctgcacagcagggggtcCTCCTCCAAAGACAGCTCCAGGACATG GTCTCCCTTGGAACACGTTGATTGTAAAACCTAGGAAAAATTCAATACAACAG AGGGTGCAGTGGCAGCCTTCACCTGCACAGCAGGGGGTCCTCCTCCAAAGACTGCTCCAGGACATG ACACGCAGATTAGAGAACCTGGGAAACATTCAAGAGAACAG AGGGTGCGGTGGCGGCCTTCATCTGCCCAGCAGGGGGTCCTCCTCCAAAGACTGCTCCAGGACATG GTCTCCCTCAGACACGCAGATTAGAGAACCTGGGAAACATTCAAGAGAACAG AGGGTGCGGTGGCGGCCTTCATCTGCCCAGCAGGGGGTCCTCCTCCAAAGACTGCTCCAGGACATG ACACGCAGATTAGAGAACCTGGGAAACATTCAAGAGAACAG AGGGTGCGGTGGCGGCCTTCATCTGCCCAGCAGGGGGTCCTCCTCCAAAGACTGCTCCAGGACATG GTCTCCCTCAGACACGCAGATTAGAGAACCTGGGAAACATTCAAGAGAACAG AGGGTGCGGTGGCGGCCTTCATCTGCCCAGCAGGGGGTCCTCCTCCAAAAAGTGCTCCAGGACATG GTCTCCCTCAGACAAATTCATTGGAAAACCTGGGAAACAATCAATACAG AGGGTGCGGTGGCAGCCTTCACCTGCACGGCAGGGGGTCCTCCTCCACAGACAGCTCCAGGACATG GTCTCCCTCAGAACAAATGGATTGGAAAATATGGGATACATTTAATAGAACAG AGGGTGCCATGGCAGCCTTCATCTGCACAGCAGGGGTTCCTTCTCCACAGACAACTCCAGGACATG TGTCCAGAGCATCACAGCTCAAATGTTTCCCAACATCTTCCCAAGTCTCCCTcagaaaaattgttttcaaagaaGCTAACACTTGGCTTGAGGAAGGG AGGGTGCAGTGGCGGCCTtcatctgcacagcagggggtcCTCCTCCAAAGACAGCTCCACGACATG GTCTCCCTCTGACACATGA
- the LOC127542558 gene encoding uncharacterized protein LOC127542558 isoform X8, with product MHWKMWETFKRTGNPPFSKKLTDTWLEEGEGAVAAFICPAGGPPPKTAPGHGLPWNTLIVKPRKNSIQQRVQWQPSPAQQGVLLQRLLQDMTRRLENLGNIQENRGCGGGLHLPSRGSSSKDCSRTWSPSDTQIREPGKHSREQRVRWRPSSAQQGVLLQKVLQDMVSLRQIHWKTWETINTEGAVAAFTCTAGGPPPQTAPGHGLPQNKWIGKYGIHLIEQRVPWQPSSAQQGFLLHRQLQDMCPEHHSSNVSQHLPKSPSEKLFSKKLTLGLRKGGCSGGLHLHSRGSSSKDSSTTWSPSDT from the exons ATGCATTGGAAAATGTGGGAAACATTTAAAAGAACAGGTAACCCTCCATTTTCAAAGAAGCTAACTGACACTTGGCTTGAGGAAGGGG AGGGTGCGGTGGCGGCCTTCATCTGCCCAGCAGGGGGTCCTCCTCCAAAGACTGCTCCAGGACATG GTCTCCCTTGGAACACGTTGATTGTAAAACCTAGGAAAAATTCAATACAACAG AGGGTGCAGTGGCAGCCTTCACCTGCACAGCAGGGGGTCCTCCTCCAAAGACTGCTCCAGGACATG ACACGCAGATTAGAGAACCTGGGAAACATTCAAGAGAACAG AGGGTGCGGTGGCGGCCTTCATCTGCCCAGCAGGGGGTCCTCCTCCAAAGACTGCTCCAGGACATG GTCTCCCTCAGACACGCAGATTAGAGAACCTGGGAAACATTCAAGAGAACAG AGGGTGCGGTGGCGGCCTTCATCTGCCCAGCAGGGGGTCCTCCTCCAAAAAGTGCTCCAGGACATG GTCTCCCTCAGACAAATTCATTGGAAAACCTGGGAAACAATCAATACAG AGGGTGCGGTGGCAGCCTTCACCTGCACGGCAGGGGGTCCTCCTCCACAGACAGCTCCAGGACATG GTCTCCCTCAGAACAAATGGATTGGAAAATATGGGATACATTTAATAGAACAG AGGGTGCCATGGCAGCCTTCATCTGCACAGCAGGGGTTCCTTCTCCACAGACAACTCCAGGACATG TGTCCAGAGCATCACAGCTCAAATGTTTCCCAACATCTTCCCAAGTCTCCCTcagaaaaattgttttcaaagaaGCTAACACTTGGCTTGAGGAAGGG AGGGTGCAGTGGCGGCCTtcatctgcacagcagggggtcCTCCTCCAAAGACAGCTCCACGACATG GTCTCCCTCTGACACATGA
- the LOC127542558 gene encoding uncharacterized protein LOC127542558 isoform X10: MHWKMWETFKRTGNPPFSKKLTDTWLEEGEGAVAAFICPAGGPPPKTAPGHDTQIREPGKHSREQRVRWRPSSAQQGVLLQRLLQDMTRRLENLGNIQENRGCGGGLHLPSRGSSSKDCSRTWSPSDTQIREPGKHSREQRVRWRPSSAQQGVLLQKVLQDMVSLRQIHWKTWETINTEGAVAAFTCTAGGPPPQTAPGHGLPQNKWIGKYGIHLIEQRVPWQPSSAQQGFLLHRQLQDMCPEHHSSNVSQHLPKSPSEKLFSKKLTLGLRKGGCSGGLHLHSRGSSSKDSSTTWSPSDT, encoded by the exons ATGCATTGGAAAATGTGGGAAACATTTAAAAGAACAGGTAACCCTCCATTTTCAAAGAAGCTAACTGACACTTGGCTTGAGGAAGGGG AGGGTGCGGTGGCGGCCTTCATCTGCCCAGCAGGGGGTCCTCCTCCAAAGACTGCTCCAGGACATG ACACGCAGATTAGAGAACCTGGGAAACATTCAAGAGAACAG AGGGTGCGGTGGCGGCCTTCATCTGCCCAGCAGGGGGTCCTCCTCCAAAGACTGCTCCAGGACATG ACACGCAGATTAGAGAACCTGGGAAACATTCAAGAGAACAG AGGGTGCGGTGGCGGCCTTCATCTGCCCAGCAGGGGGTCCTCCTCCAAAGACTGCTCCAGGACATG GTCTCCCTCAGACACGCAGATTAGAGAACCTGGGAAACATTCAAGAGAACAG AGGGTGCGGTGGCGGCCTTCATCTGCCCAGCAGGGGGTCCTCCTCCAAAAAGTGCTCCAGGACATG GTCTCCCTCAGACAAATTCATTGGAAAACCTGGGAAACAATCAATACAG AGGGTGCGGTGGCAGCCTTCACCTGCACGGCAGGGGGTCCTCCTCCACAGACAGCTCCAGGACATG GTCTCCCTCAGAACAAATGGATTGGAAAATATGGGATACATTTAATAGAACAG AGGGTGCCATGGCAGCCTTCATCTGCACAGCAGGGGTTCCTTCTCCACAGACAACTCCAGGACATG TGTCCAGAGCATCACAGCTCAAATGTTTCCCAACATCTTCCCAAGTCTCCCTcagaaaaattgttttcaaagaaGCTAACACTTGGCTTGAGGAAGGG AGGGTGCAGTGGCGGCCTtcatctgcacagcagggggtcCTCCTCCAAAGACAGCTCCACGACATG GTCTCCCTCTGACACATGA
- the LOC127542558 gene encoding uncharacterized protein LOC127542558 isoform X6 translates to MDWKTWETINSTEGAVVFFICTAGGPPPKTAPGHGLPWNTLIVKPRKNSIQQRVQWQPSPAQQGVLLQRLLQDMTRRLENLGNIQENRGCGGGLHLPSRGSSSKDCSRTWSPSDTQIREPGKHSREQRVRWRPSSAQQGVLLQRLLQDMTRRLENLGNIQENRGCGGGLHLPSRGSSSKDCSRTWSPSDTQIREPGKHSREQRVRWRPSSAQQGVLLQKVLQDMVSLRQIHWKTWETINTEGAVAAFTCTAGGPPPQTAPGHGLPQNKWIGKYGIHLIEQRVPWQPSSAQQGFLLHRQLQDMCPEHHRSNVSQHLPKSPL, encoded by the exons ATGGATTGGAAAACCTGGGAAACCATCAATAGTACAG AGGGTGCTGTGGTGTTCTtcatctgcacagcagggggtcCTCCTCCAAAGACAGCTCCAGGACATG GTCTCCCTTGGAACACGTTGATTGTAAAACCTAGGAAAAATTCAATACAACAG AGGGTGCAGTGGCAGCCTTCACCTGCACAGCAGGGGGTCCTCCTCCAAAGACTGCTCCAGGACATG ACACGCAGATTAGAGAACCTGGGAAACATTCAAGAGAACAG AGGGTGCGGTGGCGGCCTTCATCTGCCCAGCAGGGGGTCCTCCTCCAAAGACTGCTCCAGGACATG GTCTCCCTCAGACACGCAGATTAGAGAACCTGGGAAACATTCAAGAGAACAG AGGGTGCGGTGGCGGCCTTCATCTGCCCAGCAGGGGGTCCTCCTCCAAAGACTGCTCCAGGACATG ACACGCAGATTAGAGAACCTGGGAAACATTCAAGAGAACAG AGGGTGCGGTGGCGGCCTTCATCTGCCCAGCAGGGGGTCCTCCTCCAAAGACTGCTCCAGGACATG GTCTCCCTCAGACACGCAGATTAGAGAACCTGGGAAACATTCAAGAGAACAG AGGGTGCGGTGGCGGCCTTCATCTGCCCAGCAGGGGGTCCTCCTCCAAAAAGTGCTCCAGGACATG GTCTCCCTCAGACAAATTCATTGGAAAACCTGGGAAACAATCAATACAG AGGGTGCGGTGGCAGCCTTCACCTGCACGGCAGGGGGTCCTCCTCCACAGACAGCTCCAGGACATG GTCTCCCTCAGAACAAATGGATTGGAAAATATGGGATACATTTAATAGAACAG AGGGTGCCATGGCAGCCTTCATCTGCACAGCAGGGGTTCCTTCTCCACAGACAACTCCAGGACATG TGTCCAGAGCATCACAGATCAAATGTTTCCCAACATCTTCCCAAGTCTCccttataa
- the LOC127542558 gene encoding uncharacterized protein LOC127542558 isoform X11, protein MDWKTWETINSTEGAVVFFICTAGGPPPKTAPGHGLPWNTLIVKPRKNSIQQRVQWQPSPAQQGVLLQRLLQDMTRRLENLGNIQENRGCGGGLHLPSRGSSSKDCSRTWSPSDTQIREPGKHSREQRVRWRPSSAQQGVLLQRLLQDMTRRLENLGNIQENRGCGGGLHLPSRGSSSKDCSRTWSPSDTQIREPGKHSREQRVRWRPSSAQQGVLLQKVLQDMVSLRQIHWKTWETINTEGAVAAFTCTAGGPPPQTAPGHGLPQNKWIGKYGIHLIEQA, encoded by the exons ATGGATTGGAAAACCTGGGAAACCATCAATAGTACAG AGGGTGCTGTGGTGTTCTtcatctgcacagcagggggtcCTCCTCCAAAGACAGCTCCAGGACATG GTCTCCCTTGGAACACGTTGATTGTAAAACCTAGGAAAAATTCAATACAACAG AGGGTGCAGTGGCAGCCTTCACCTGCACAGCAGGGGGTCCTCCTCCAAAGACTGCTCCAGGACATG ACACGCAGATTAGAGAACCTGGGAAACATTCAAGAGAACAG AGGGTGCGGTGGCGGCCTTCATCTGCCCAGCAGGGGGTCCTCCTCCAAAGACTGCTCCAGGACATG GTCTCCCTCAGACACGCAGATTAGAGAACCTGGGAAACATTCAAGAGAACAG AGGGTGCGGTGGCGGCCTTCATCTGCCCAGCAGGGGGTCCTCCTCCAAAGACTGCTCCAGGACATG ACACGCAGATTAGAGAACCTGGGAAACATTCAAGAGAACAG AGGGTGCGGTGGCGGCCTTCATCTGCCCAGCAGGGGGTCCTCCTCCAAAGACTGCTCCAGGACATG GTCTCCCTCAGACACGCAGATTAGAGAACCTGGGAAACATTCAAGAGAACAG AGGGTGCGGTGGCGGCCTTCATCTGCCCAGCAGGGGGTCCTCCTCCAAAAAGTGCTCCAGGACATG GTCTCCCTCAGACAAATTCATTGGAAAACCTGGGAAACAATCAATACAG AGGGTGCGGTGGCAGCCTTCACCTGCACGGCAGGGGGTCCTCCTCCACAGACAGCTCCAGGACATG GTCTCCCTCAGAACAAATGGATTGGAAAATATGGGATACATTTAATAGAACAG GCCTGA